A window of Flavobacterium psychrophilum genomic DNA:
AGTACGCGTTCTCCTACAGAAGCTGTATTAAAATTTATATTAACATTTTGCGTAGTTGTTATGGAAAGTTCTGACATATTTTATATTTTAGCTAGGTATGAGAGAAGTTGCATTCATAAAACAAAATAAAGAAAAATGGCTTGAATTTGAACAGGCTATTTTTGGTAAAGCTAAAAAAAATCCTGATGAATTGGCTAGCCTTTACATTCATTTAATTAACGACTTGTCGTACGCACAAACATATTACCCTAAAAGCAAGACGGTTATCTACCTTAATCACCTTGCATCTATTACCTATCAGAAAATTTACAAGACTAAAAGGGAGAAAACAAACAGGATTGTACACTTCTTCAAGACAGAGGTACCCCTTATTGTGTATGAAAACAGGCGTTATGTGCTATATGCTTTTCTTTTGTTTTTCATTTTTACGTTAATAGGTGTGATTTCTGCTGCTAAAGATGATTCTTTTACCCGCCTTATCTTAGGAGATGGCTACGTTAATATGACTCTGGAAAATATAGAAAAAGGCAACCCGGTGGCCGTTTATAAAAGCGGAAGCAACTGGGGAAGCGCTATCGGCATTACCTTAAATAACCTTAGGGTTGGTGCACTTTCTTTTGCTGCCGGTATTTTTGGCGGTGTAGGTACTGTATATATTTTATTTAAAAACTCTGTCATGCTGGGCTCATTCCAATACTTTTTTTATGAGCGTGGCGTATTTTGGGCAAGTGTAAGAGGTGTATGGATACATGGCTGCATGGAAATTTTCGCCATTGTTATTGAAGCCGCTGCCGGGCTTATTTTTGGTGCAGCATTGCTTTTCCCAAAAACATTTTCAAGAATGGCATCGCTTAAAAGAGGTTTTAAAAACGGACTCAAAATATGGTTCAGCACTATACCGTTTACCATTGCGGCAGGCATACTGGAGGGTTTTGTTACCCGCTATTCTCCTGTAATGCCAAGAGTTCTTAATGTATTTATAATACTGTTTACATTGGCGGTAATTTCATATTACTACTTGGTATACCCATACATTGTAAACAAAAAATCGAAGATTAATGTTCCAACTCTATAAGTCGCGCAACTTTAACGCAATAATAAACGACACCTTTGGCTTTTTTAAGACGGAGGGAAAAAACTACATAAAGAACTACATTATAATTAATGGCGGACTATTGCTTGTGCTTGCCGTGCTGGCCTTTATTATTGGTAAAGTTTTTTTTGAGAATCTTTTTTTCGGAGCTGCCGGACAGGACTCTGCCGATATGGCGGGAGAATATTTTAGCGAGAACTTTGGTTTTATGGTAGGACTTGGAGTACTCACAGGGATACTTATACTTTTAGTTACTATTATAAACTACAGCTATCCGGTAATTTACCTTAAGCTTCTTGAAACTAATGAAAAGCCCGACACCAAACAGCTTATTTCAGCAATAAAGAAAATTTTAGGCAAGGCAGTACTGTTTTCGTTATTATCACTAATCACGTTTGTACCGCTTGCTATACCGCTATTTGCAGCTTCTGCCCTGATGATAGTACTGGTAATTACAATTCCGGTTGCTATAGCCTTATTTGCTGCTTATACTTGCTGGATATATTTAACTTTTTATGATTATTTAAGTACAGACAACGGTTACTTTACCTCTATGGGTAACGGATGGAAAATGCTGTTTAAGAATTTCTGGGCACACATGGGTAGTACTGCTATATTTTACGTGATATTATACATTTTTCAGATGCTGCTTATGTTCCTTGGTTTTATAATTGAAAGCATTACAGGACTGGTGGATTCAAGTACAAATCCACTAGGTAAAATGGATTCTGCCGAAGCATTATCTTTCTTTGGTATTTTGGTACTAATAGGCTTCCTTATCTATGTTTTTGTGGCCTTTATTGTTGGTAACCTCATACTGGTAAACCAGGGTATTATATATTACAGCTGCCGCGAACAGCAGGAAAACAAATCGCTTTATAAAGATATTGACCTAATAGGATCTGACGTTGAATAAATTACTACTATACCTGCTGCTAAGCAGTGCACTTACGCTCTCTGCCCAAACTACGGCGGATACAATTCCTGTAGCTGAAAGTCTTGTTGAAGCAGAGCTTGGCGACACACTCATTCCGCCACCGCCGGTTGTGGAAAAAGTGTTTAAAGAGCGTAGTTTTGCTCCCAATTTTAAAGAAAAATATAACACTCCGGAATTTAAGTACGAAACTAAGACTGCAGCCAAATCTACCTGGGATCGTTTCTGGGAATCTATTGGCCGCTTTTTTGACAGGCTATTCGGTACAGGACAGCGATCTACCAACAGCATTAGTTATTCGATCATATTACGTATACTGGCATTTTTAATTATAGGGTTTGTAATTTATATGATCGTAAGGGTTATACTGAACAAAGAAGGTATGTGGATCTTTGGACGATCGAACAAAAGAATTAAGGTTCAGGATGCTTTACAGGAAGATATACACCAAATGGACTTCAGGCTGCTTACTGAACAGACCAAAAAAGACGGCGATTACAGACTAGCTGTACGTTACTACTACCTGTGGCTGCTAAAAAAATTATCCAACAAAGAGATTATAGACTGGCATTGGGATAAAACCAACAGGGATTACCTGTATGAAATTAAGAACGATACACTGAGAAACGATTTTGAATACCTTTCTTATGTATACGATTATAGCTGGTATGGCGAATTTCCGCTGGACAGCACTGCTTTTGCGAAGGCCGAAAAAGCATTCCTGAAAACCTTAAATACTTTATAAGATGAACAGGAAACTAATTATATATATAGTATTTATAGCATTGGTGGTTGGGCTATTGGTTATGATAGATTCTTCAAGGCCAAAACCTATAAACTGGATGCCGACCTATGCCGTAAAAGATAAAATTCCTTTAGGGCTTTATGTGTTTGATAAAGAAGCACCAACGCTTTTTAAAGGCAACGCCATAAACAAGCTTAATGTTACGGCTTACGAATATTTTGACAGCCTTTACGATTATAAGACCAAACGCTATAAAGCAAGCGGGACGTATCTTACTATCGCCGAAGAAAATAGCATGGACAGGGAATCTGTAATGGAAATTATCTATTTTGCCGATCACGGCAATACAGTGTTTTTAAGCATGAAAGATTTTCCATCTGCATTATTAGATACGCTAAAAGTACAAGTGTCGGGAGCTTTCTCTTTAAAAGATACTCTAAGGCTAACATTGCCGGGCAAGACCGGAAATAAAGCCTATAAGTTCAGCCATGGCGCAGGAGAAACGTATTTTGACTCTATCGATACTAAAAAAATAAAGGTGTTGGGCTATCAGCAGGTAGCATCTAAACAACGCCCTAATTTTATAAAAGTGCCTTTTGGTAATGGTAATTTCCTGTTGCACACGCAGCCTGCAGCCTTTAGTAATTATCATTTATTGAAAGATGATCATTCAACTTATGCAGAAGGGCTATTATCTTATATTCCGCAGGGCGATGTGTTTTGGTATTCTGATTATTTCATGAAGCGTAAAGATATATCAGATAATAGTTTGCGATACATATTAAGCCAGCCGGCGCTTAAATGGGCAATGTGGATTGGGTTGCTTACATTTATAGTGTTTGTACTGTTTAACGCTAAAAGAAAACAACGTATTATTGAGGAAATTGTTCCCCTTAGAAATACTACGGTAGATTTTGCGAGAACGGTTGGAAACCTGTATTACCAGGAAGGTAATCATCATACTATTATAGAGAAGAAGATAATTTATTTCCTTGAAAAAGTAAGGAACGATTATAATATAGACACTTATTCGCTTGACGATGCTTTTGTAGAAAAACTACATTTAAAAACCGGCAAGCCTGTAGAAGATATTGAAAAAACAGTACGTTTGATTAAACAACACAGGCATCAGTTTGTTAGCACAGAGGCTGATGTAATAGCTATTAACAAAGCAATAGAAAATTTAAGGTTATGACAGAATCTTTTGAAAACGAAAATATGGAGAATACAAATCCTGAAGGTGTAACACCACAGGCTACCAATGAAAATGAGATTGCAGGCGGTATCAATATAGAAAAAACAAAAGCACCGGAAAGTGAAAACATAAACTTTCAGTCGAGGCTTAATCTATCTGAACTGCAACAAAGCATTGCCGATGTTAAGAGGGAAATAAGCTCTGTAATTGTTGGGCAAAGCAAAATGATTGACCAGCTTTTGGTAGCTATACTTTCTAATGGGCACGTGCTACTTGAAGGTGTTCCGGGTGTGGCCAAAACCATCTCGGCAAAACTACTTTCTAAAACACTATCGTTAGATTTTAGCAGGATACAGTTTACGCCGGATTTAATGCCATCGGATATTTTAGGTACATCGGTATTTGATATGTCTAAATCGGCTTTTACCTTTAAAAAAGGACCTATATTTTCTAACTTCGTACTCATCGACGAGATAAACAGGGCGCCTGCAAAAACACAGGCTGCATTATTTGAAGTTATGGAAGAACGCCAGATAACTGTTGAGGGTACTACTTACCCTATGGAAGCTCCGTTCTTAGTTATAGCGACACAAAACCCTATTGAGCAGGAAGGTACTTACCGGCTTCCGGAAGCTCAGTTAGACCGTTTCCTTTTCAAAATCAATATAGATTACCCTAATCTTGATGAAGAGATAGCGATACTGCAAAGAGAAAACGCGCTTCAGGACAGGGAGAAACTGGATAACATCAAAAAAGTGCTTTCACAGTCGGATATCATTAAATATCAGGGCATTGTAAAACAAATTGTTATCGAGCCTCAGTTACTTGAATACATTGCTAAAATAGTTACCAATACCCGCGATAACGCGTTCCTTTACCTGGGTGCATCGCCGCGTGCATCTATTGCTATACTTAATGCATCTAAAGGATATGCCGCACTTAGGGGCAGGGACTTTGTAACTCCGGATGATATTAAAGAATCTGCCATTCCTGTACTACAGCACCGTGTTATGGTTGCACCGGAACGCGAAATGGAAGGCTTAACAAGCGAACAAATAATTAAGCAGATAATAGATACTGTAGAAATTCCGCGTTAATGAAGTGGTTTAAACGCATATACCTCAACAACTTTTTTTTCTATGTGCTCATGGGCATAATAGTATGCTTTATAGTATCTTACTTTTTCCCTTCGTTGTATCGCGCTACATGGATGCTGCTGTATATCTTCCTTGGTTTTACAGCTATAGATTTTATACTGCTTTTCCTGACAAACCAACGGTTTAATGCAGAACGTAATGTACCCGAAAAATTAAGTAACGGAGATGAAAACCCTATCCTTTTAAAACTGGATAGCGGTTACTCCTTCCCCGTTAGTATAAAAGTAATAGATGAAATACCGGTACAGTTTCAGGTACGTAACTTTGAGGTAAAACGAAAAGTTCCATCTGGCGGAAGCGACAGCTTTGAATACTTTTTACGGCCATTAACCCGCGGAGAATATTTTTTTGGCAGTCTTAATGTATATGTATCGTCTCCCCTGCACCTTGTGTGCAGAAGATTTATATATGACACAGGACACATGGTACCTACCTACCCTTCTTTTATTCAGCTTAGAAAGTACGACCTTATGGCGTTCTCGAACAGGCTGTTTCAATACGGGTTAAAAAAGATACGCCGTATTGGCCATACTATGGAGTTTGAGCAGATTAAAGATTATGTTGCCGGAGATGACATACGAACGATTAACTGGAAGGCTACCGCCAAGAAAAACCAGTTGATGGTGAACCAGTTTCAGGACGAACGATCGCAGAACGTATATATGGCCATAGATAAAGGCCGTATTATGAAAATGCCTTTTAACGGACTGAGCCTTCTGGATTACGCCATAAACTCTACACTTGTACTATCAAACATTATCCTTAAAAAACAGGATAAGGCTGGTATGTTTACCTTCTCTAAAAAAGTAGAGAACCGTGTGGCTGCCGATCGCCGTTCGGCTCAGATGCAGCGTATACTGGAAACACTCTACAATGTAAACACCAACTTTTTTGAGAGCGATTTTGGACGTTTGTATGCCGATATTAAAAAGAATATTACCCAGCGAAGTTTAATCCTACTTTATACCAATTTTGAAACACTTGACGGATTGAAACGTCAGTTACCTTATCTAAAAGGTATTGCACACAGCCACCTGCTGGTAGTAGTTTTTTTTGAGAACAGCGAGTTGGAAGAGCTTACCCAGGCTACACCTGATAATGTTCAGGAGATATACGACCAGGTGATCGCAGAAAAATTTGCTTTTGAAAAAAGGCTGATCGTTAATGAGCTTAAGAAATACGGAATTTATTCGGTACTAACAAAACCCGAAAACCTTACCATAGAAAGTATTAACAAATACCTTGAAATTAAAGCAAGGGGTATTTTGTAATAGCTGTGGTTTGTTTTTA
This region includes:
- a CDS encoding magnesium chelatase — translated: MEKTKAPESENINFQSRLNLSELQQSIADVKREISSVIVGQSKMIDQLLVAILSNGHVLLEGVPGVAKTISAKLLSKTLSLDFSRIQFTPDLMPSDILGTSVFDMSKSAFTFKKGPIFSNFVLIDEINRAPAKTQAALFEVMEERQITVEGTTYPMEAPFLVIATQNPIEQEGTYRLPEAQLDRFLFKINIDYPNLDEEIAILQRENALQDREKLDNIKKVLSQSDIIKYQGIVKQIVIEPQLLEYIAKIVTNTRDNAFLYLGASPRASIAILNASKGYAALRGRDFVTPDDIKESAIPVLQHRVMVAPEREMEGLTSEQIIKQIIDTVEIPR
- a CDS encoding cell division protein FtsB, whose amino-acid sequence is MKWFKRIYLNNFFFYVLMGIIVCFIVSYFFPSLYRATWMLLYIFLGFTAIDFILLFLTNQRFNAERNVPEKLSNGDENPILLKLDSGYSFPVSIKVIDEIPVQFQVRNFEVKRKVPSGGSDSFEYFLRPLTRGEYFFGSLNVYVSSPLHLVCRRFIYDTGHMVPTYPSFIQLRKYDLMAFSNRLFQYGLKKIRRIGHTMEFEQIKDYVAGDDIRTINWKATAKKNQLMVNQFQDERSQNVYMAIDKGRIMKMPFNGLSLLDYAINSTLVLSNIILKKQDKAGMFTFSKKVENRVAADRRSAQMQRILETLYNVNTNFFESDFGRLYADIKKNITQRSLILLYTNFETLDGLKRQLPYLKGIAHSHLLVVVFFENSELEELTQATPDNVQEIYDQVIAEKFAFEKRLIVNELKKYGIYSVLTKPENLTIESINKYLEIKARGIL